One genomic region from Oncorhynchus keta strain PuntledgeMale-10-30-2019 chromosome 33, Oket_V2, whole genome shotgun sequence encodes:
- the LOC118366423 gene encoding differentially expressed in FDCP 6-like isoform X3 has translation MELQSELLKSIWYAFTSLDMEKCGKVSKSQLKVLSHNLYTVLNIPHDPVALEEHFQDDDDGPVSKHGYMPYLNKYILAKVNYLNKYILAKVNYLNKYILAKVNYLNKYILAKVNYLNKYILAKVNYLNKYILAKVKEGAYDKETFDDLCWMMTMKKNYRPSSGQGGLLCSLRDCFKLFCLFNLLSEDHYPLIMIPQEVEYLMKKISTAMNQEWDGKPLEDLLSQDASVQKEGMSVWVFLDHMGAGRLLRVSNAGAFSLALDQVFLEMYHNVLKRGYMWKKGHVRRNWMERWFVLRPSFMAYYASEDLKDKKGEILLDQYCVVEAIPDRDGKRCLFCVKTTSKTYEMSAADQRQRVEWTQALQTAVRLQGERKSSRHQELKLKRRVQRKHSQQERSLSASSSRGSQSEELTIQDLEREKERQGQEIESIIQHQREVEARRREEEEKEREQQKEVQRELERQLEEAEKLRESMQAEMAEKEKEAEQQRKRIQELELTQQKLEAALNTEIQAHMEEERVRLELEGVLQAEEEKSRQCLLLQEQQEASRHFSSTEEAPNGAKEKRPAPSALHYASQELQSLRETRERSHQHLEEVQEKLRKASNHVRHWNVQLNRLMKPIAPGDKLSSLPAKITCPKQEGALASSEFIAKLQPRANQETQQILESQSATEEKGLKEQVEAITLSEPGGS, from the exons GTTCTCTCCCACAACCTGTACACAGTGTTGAACATCCCTCACGACCCCGTGGCACTGGAGGAGCACTTCCAAGATGATGACGATGGACCTGTGTCAAAACATGGCTACATGCCCTACCTCAACAAATACATACTGGCCAAGGTAAACTACCTCAACAAATACATACTGGCCAAGGTAAACTACCTCAACAAATACATACTGGCCAAGGTAAACTACCTCAACAAATACATACTGGCCAAGGTAAACTACCTCAACAAATACATACTGGCCAAG GTAAACTACCTCAACAAATACATACTGGCCAAG GTCAAAGAGGGTGCATATGACAAGGAGACGTTTGACGATCTGTGCTGGATGATGACCATGAAGAAAAACTACAGACCTAGCAGCGGCCAGGGGGGGCTGCTGTGCTCCCTGAGAGACTGCTTCAAACTTTTCTGTCTCTTCAACCTGCTGTCGGAGGACCACTACCCACTCATCATGATTCCCCAGGAG gtggAGTACCTGATGAAGAAAATCTCCACTGCGATGAACCAGGAGTGGGACGGTAAGCCCCTGGAGGATCTGCTATCCCAGGATGCCTCTGTCCAGAAGGAGGGCATGTCGGTGTGGGTGTTCCTGGATCACATGGGCGCCGGGAGGCTGCTGAGGGTCAGCAATGCGGGTGCCTTCAGTCTGGCTCTGGACCAGGTCTTCTTGGAGATGTACCATAACGTCCTCAAGAGG ggTTACATGTGGAAAAAGGGACATGTGCGCAGGAACTGGATGGAGCGTTGGTTTGTACTCCGGCCATCCTTCATGGCCTACTACGCCAGCGAGGACCTGAAAGACAAGAAGGGAGAGATTCTATTGGACCAGTATTGTGTTGTGGAG GCTATTCCAGACAGGGATGGGAAGCGTTGTCTCTTTTGTGTGAAGACCACCAGCAAGACCTATGAGATGAGTGCTGCcgaccagagacagagagtggaatGGACCCAAG CCTTGCAGACTGCTGTCCGTCTCCAGGGTGAGCGCAAGTCCTCCCGGCACCAGGAACTAAAGCTGAAAAGGCGGGTCCAGCGCAAGCACAGTCAACAGGAGCGTAGCCTGAGTGCCAGCAGCAGCCGCGGCAGCCAATCAGAAGAGCTTACCATTCAAGATCTGGAGAGGGAAAAGGAACGGCAAGGACAGGAGATAGAGAGTATTATTCAG CACCAGCGAGAGGTGGAGGCACGgcgcagggaggaggaggagaaagagagggagcaaCAGAAGGAGGTccagagagagttggagagacagctagaggaggcagagaag TTGCGGGAGAGCATGCAGGCTGAGATggcagagaaggagaaggaggccGAGCAGCAGAGGAAGCGGATCCAGGAGCTGGAGCTGACCCAGCAGAAACTGGAGGCTGCTctcaacacagagatacaggcccacatggaggaggagagagtcaggCTGGAGCTAGAAGG GGTActgcaggcagaggaggagaagagcagGCAGTGTCTGCTCCTCCAGGAGCAGCAGGAGGCATCCCGCCACTTCAGCTCCACGGAGGAGGCCCCAAACGGAGCTAAGGAAAAGCGGCCGGCCCCCTCTGCCCTCCACTATGCCTCCCAGGAGCTCCAGAGCCTCCGAGAGACCCGAGAGAGGAGTCACCAGCACCTGGAG GAAGTTCAGGAGAAGCTTCGTAAAGCCAGCAACCATGTCCGACACTGGAACGTTCAGCTCAACCGCCTAATGAAACCCATCGCACCTGGGG ACAAGTTATCATCGTTGCCAGCGAAAATCACCTGCCCGAAACAGGAGGGTGCGTTAGCCAGCAGTGAGTTTATCGCTAAACTCCAACCAAGAGCCAATCAAGAAACTCAGCAAATACTTGAGAGCCAATCGGCTACAGAAGAGAAAGGGCTAAAGGAACAGGTGGAAGCTATCACCCTGTCAGAGCCTGGGGGATCATGA
- the LOC118366428 gene encoding uncharacterized protein LOC118366428 produces MVEHRRERRRAISLRAGPSEVDNVTLSDVNLRIHAWTAWTTGRQLAEMGDRLDREWAERLPNQWPVPRTLHVTSPAHALTRSIYRGIQGQLWGVKSLTGVASAVHRQATQRAEAWVSSIQPANCPGWAKAMLVTVALVATATICTKLWKK; encoded by the exons ATGGTGGAACACAGAAGAGAGCGACGCCGTGCCATTTCCCTCAGGGCTGGACCTAGTGAGGTGGACAACGTCACCCTGTCTGATGTGAATCTCAG GATCCATGCCTGGACTGCCTGGACAACAGGTCGTCAGCTGGCAGAGATGGGTGACAGACTGGACCGTGAATGGGCAGAGAGACTCCCTAATCAGTGGCCTGTGCCACGAACTCTACATGTGACAAGTCCTGCCCATGCCCTGACTAGAAGCATCTACAG GGGGATACAAGGACAGCTTTGGGGAGTGAAGAGTTTGACCGGCGTGGCCTCCGCTGTCCACAGGCAGGCTACACAGAGAGCAGAGGCTTGG GTTTCCAGTATTCAACCTGCTAACTGCCCTGGTTGGGCCAAAGCAATGCTTGTCACTGTGGCACTGGTGGCCACGGCAACCATTTGCACTAAATTGTGGAAGAAGTAG
- the LOC118366426 gene encoding polyglutamylase complex subunit TTLL1 isoform X1 — translation MTGGLTRRLEDRFPGGTMANKVKWVTDIEKSVLINNFEKRGWTQVTESEDWNFYWMSVQTIRNVFSVDTGYRLSDEQMVNHFPNHYELTRKDLMIKNIKRYRKDMEKEGSPLAEKDENGKYLYLDFVPVTFMLPADYNLFVEEFRKSPSSTWIMKPCGKAQGKGIFLINKLSQIKKWSRDSRTSTFVAASSGKEAYVISLYIDNPLLIGGKKFDLRLYVLVTTYRPLKCYMYKLGFCRFCTVKYTPSTSELDNMFVHLTNVAIQRHGDDYNHVHGGKWTVSNLRLYLESTRGKEVTSRLFDQIHWIMVQSLKAVAPVMNNDKHCFECYGYDIIIDDKLKPWLIEVNASPSLTSSTANDRILKYNLINDTLNIVTPNGDIPDCRWNRSPPREALGNYQVLYDEEQALSENVERDLRSRSGQSLGSKGMAKGGTGPRPAAATWK, via the exons ATGACCGGTGGTCTGACAAGAAGATTAGAAGATCGATTTCCAG GAGGAACCATGGCTAATAAGGTGAAATGGGTGACCGACATTGAGAAATCCGTACTCATCAACAACtttgagaagagaggatggactCAGGTCACAGAGAGCGAGGACTGGAACTTCtactg GATGAGCGTCCAGACCATCCGGAACGTGTTCAGTGTGGACACGGGTTACCGTCTCTCGGATGAGCAGATGGTCAACCACTTCCCCAACCACTATGAGTTGACCAGGAAGGACCTGATGATCAAGAACATCAAACGCTACCGCAAAGATATGGAGAAGGAGGGAAGCCCGCTGGCCGAGAAAGACGAAAACGGGAAATACCTTTATTTAG ACTTTGTGCCGGTGACGTTCATGCTTCCGGCGGATTATAATCTGTTTGTGGAGGAGTTCCGTAAGAGTCCTTCCAGCACGTGGATAATGAAGCCGTGTGGGAAGGCTCAGGGAAAAGGCATTTTCCTCATCAACAAACTTTCCCAGATCAAGAAGTGGTCCCGAGATAGCCGTACCTCCAC GTTTGTAGCGGCCTCAAGTGGCAAGGAGGCCTATGTCATCTCTCTGTACATCGACAACCCACTGCTGATCGGAGGCAAGAAGTTTGACCTGCGTCTCTATGTGTTGGTTACCACCTATCGACCTCTCAAGTGTTACAT GTATAAACTGGGTTTCTGCCGGTTTTGCACAGTGAAATACACCCCCAGCACTAGTGAACTGGACAACATGTTTGTGCACCTGACCAATGTGGCCATTCAGAGAcatggg GATGACTATAACCATGTCCACGGTGGGAAGTGGACGGTCAGTAACCTGCGTCTGTACCTGGAGAGCACCAGGGGGAAGGAGGTGACCAGCCGACTGTTTGACCAGATCCACTGGATCATGGTGCAGTCCCTAAAGGCTGTCGCT ccCGTCATGAACAATGATAAACATTGCTTTGAGTGTTATGGATATGACATCATCATCGATGACAAGCTGAAGCCATGGCTCATTGAG GTTAACGCTTCTCCGTCGCTCACTTCCAGCACAGCCAACGACCGGATCCTGAAGTACAATCTGATCAATGACACTCTCAACATCGTCACACCCAACGGGGACATTCCCGACTGCCGCTGGAACCGCAGCCCACCCCGAGAGGCCCTGGGCAACTACCAAGTCCT GTACGACGAGGAGCAGGCGCTGAGCGAGAATGTAGAACGTGACCTACGGAGTCGCTCAGGCCAGTCGCTGGGGTCTAAGGGAATGGCGAAGGGGGGAACAGGGCCTCGCCCAGCTGCCGCCACCTGGAAGTGA
- the LOC118366426 gene encoding polyglutamylase complex subunit TTLL1 isoform X2 has protein sequence MANKVKWVTDIEKSVLINNFEKRGWTQVTESEDWNFYWMSVQTIRNVFSVDTGYRLSDEQMVNHFPNHYELTRKDLMIKNIKRYRKDMEKEGSPLAEKDENGKYLYLDFVPVTFMLPADYNLFVEEFRKSPSSTWIMKPCGKAQGKGIFLINKLSQIKKWSRDSRTSTFVAASSGKEAYVISLYIDNPLLIGGKKFDLRLYVLVTTYRPLKCYMYKLGFCRFCTVKYTPSTSELDNMFVHLTNVAIQRHGDDYNHVHGGKWTVSNLRLYLESTRGKEVTSRLFDQIHWIMVQSLKAVAPVMNNDKHCFECYGYDIIIDDKLKPWLIEVNASPSLTSSTANDRILKYNLINDTLNIVTPNGDIPDCRWNRSPPREALGNYQVLYDEEQALSENVERDLRSRSGQSLGSKGMAKGGTGPRPAAATWK, from the exons ATGGCTAATAAGGTGAAATGGGTGACCGACATTGAGAAATCCGTACTCATCAACAACtttgagaagagaggatggactCAGGTCACAGAGAGCGAGGACTGGAACTTCtactg GATGAGCGTCCAGACCATCCGGAACGTGTTCAGTGTGGACACGGGTTACCGTCTCTCGGATGAGCAGATGGTCAACCACTTCCCCAACCACTATGAGTTGACCAGGAAGGACCTGATGATCAAGAACATCAAACGCTACCGCAAAGATATGGAGAAGGAGGGAAGCCCGCTGGCCGAGAAAGACGAAAACGGGAAATACCTTTATTTAG ACTTTGTGCCGGTGACGTTCATGCTTCCGGCGGATTATAATCTGTTTGTGGAGGAGTTCCGTAAGAGTCCTTCCAGCACGTGGATAATGAAGCCGTGTGGGAAGGCTCAGGGAAAAGGCATTTTCCTCATCAACAAACTTTCCCAGATCAAGAAGTGGTCCCGAGATAGCCGTACCTCCAC GTTTGTAGCGGCCTCAAGTGGCAAGGAGGCCTATGTCATCTCTCTGTACATCGACAACCCACTGCTGATCGGAGGCAAGAAGTTTGACCTGCGTCTCTATGTGTTGGTTACCACCTATCGACCTCTCAAGTGTTACAT GTATAAACTGGGTTTCTGCCGGTTTTGCACAGTGAAATACACCCCCAGCACTAGTGAACTGGACAACATGTTTGTGCACCTGACCAATGTGGCCATTCAGAGAcatggg GATGACTATAACCATGTCCACGGTGGGAAGTGGACGGTCAGTAACCTGCGTCTGTACCTGGAGAGCACCAGGGGGAAGGAGGTGACCAGCCGACTGTTTGACCAGATCCACTGGATCATGGTGCAGTCCCTAAAGGCTGTCGCT ccCGTCATGAACAATGATAAACATTGCTTTGAGTGTTATGGATATGACATCATCATCGATGACAAGCTGAAGCCATGGCTCATTGAG GTTAACGCTTCTCCGTCGCTCACTTCCAGCACAGCCAACGACCGGATCCTGAAGTACAATCTGATCAATGACACTCTCAACATCGTCACACCCAACGGGGACATTCCCGACTGCCGCTGGAACCGCAGCCCACCCCGAGAGGCCCTGGGCAACTACCAAGTCCT GTACGACGAGGAGCAGGCGCTGAGCGAGAATGTAGAACGTGACCTACGGAGTCGCTCAGGCCAGTCGCTGGGGTCTAAGGGAATGGCGAAGGGGGGAACAGGGCCTCGCCCAGCTGCCGCCACCTGGAAGTGA